In Chrysoperla carnea chromosome 2, inChrCarn1.1, whole genome shotgun sequence, the following proteins share a genomic window:
- the LOC123293653 gene encoding uncharacterized protein LOC123293653: MDTPPQESRRRSVLSEISIQSDGIIAQDGIRTPVANLPQVTPTTSPDELIIQTRGPRKIPVTWSPVDLAKITPPSTQDQETTPRKSPPKDLRRSVRKLRLFLTPEKNPSRNLFAEFSNKKLKLNTPSY; this comes from the coding sequence ATGGATACTCCGCCTCAGGAGTCACGTCGACGTTCAGTCTTGTCTGAAATATCAATACAATCGGATGGAATTATTGCACAAGATGGTATTCGAACACCTGTTGCAAATTTACCACAGGTAACTCCAACGACTTCACCTGATGAGCTTATAATTCAAACAAGAGGACCACGAAAAATTCCAGTTACTTGGTCACCTGTTGATTTAGCTAAAATTACGCCACCATCAACACAAGATCAAGAGACAACTCCACGCAAATCACCGCCGAAAGATTTACGCCGATCTGTACGAAAATTACGattatttttaaccccagaAAAAAATCCATCACGTAATTTATTTGCTGAATTCAGTAATAAAAAGCTGAAATTGAATACGccatcatattaa
- the LOC123292064 gene encoding G patch domain-containing protein 2, with translation MDHLAQDLSVALEESESCGPATMQVAARRWGMRRRTRSTGNLHLCLDKYLENKSDDSSSGEMDNRGIEIFRKEYISNVRHSDSDDMSLIPSNLCPNKSTSNSIMRDHVQSILTLQRHNARPSIRRKRKLKRMCVDEVPVLPSGKRKRPQRIEPMITSISNGNIYPKIKPLNQSIVDKIEKIRMENACLTTTAGSFSTSPMESSFLDLNVCDAASESSLSWSGDEGHEGDDELTDWTPQPDPIPNTTNELWNLEATDSREIRAGCRRLYNERPGFSITSGANERIARFMQDGGRTELRLFEGERDALAQLANLYSLDWWEEGHSVVLKKTGRTPCMQPPQRHHTGLSTGHKRIRTHETRPL, from the exons atGGATCATTTAGCACAAGATTTGAGTGTTGCACTAGAAGAATCTGAATCTTGTGGACCAGCTACAATGCAAGTGGCGGCTAGGCGATGGGGAATGAGACGACGTACTCGTTCAACAGGCAATTTAC atttgtGTCTTGACaagtatttagaaaataaatcagATGATAGCAGTAGTGGGGAAATGGATAATCGTGGTATTGAAATATTTCGTAaagaatatatttcaaatgttcGTCATTCTGATTCTGATGATATGTCACTCATACCGTCAAATTTGTGTCCTAATAAATCGACGAGTAATTCAATCATGCGAGATCACGTACAATCGATTTTGACATTACAACGTCATAAtg cccGCCCAAGTATTCGTCgcaaacgaaaattgaaaagaatgtGTGTTGATGAAGTACCCGTTCTACCGAGTGGTAAACGCAAACGCCCACAACGTATTGAACCGATGATAACAAGCATATCGAATGGCAATATTTACCCAAAAATAAAACCCCTGAATCAAAGTATTgttgataaaattgaaaaaattcgaatggAGAATGCATGCTTAACAACAACTGCTGGCAGTTTTTCAACAAGTCCCATGGAATCATCCTTTCTGGATTTAAACGTGTGCGATGCTGCGAGTGAATCTAGTCTTAGTTGGAGTGGTGACGAAGGACACGAAGGTGATGACGAGTTAACTGATTGGACCCCACAACCGGACCCAATACCAAATACAACAAACGAGCTATGGAATTTAGAGGCAACGGATTCAAGAGAGATAAGAGCGGGCTGTAGACGTTTATATAACGAAAGACCTGGATTTAGTATTACATCCGGTGCAAATGAACGAATAGCCAGATTTATGCAAGACGGTGGTCGTACTGAATTACGATTATTTGAAGGTGAACGTGATGCATTGGCACAACTCGCGAATTTGTATTCGTTGGATTGGTGGGAAGAGGGACATAGTGTTGTTTTGAAAAAGACAGGCCGTACACCGTGTATGCAACCACCACAGCGTCATCATACAGGACTCTCAACGGGTCATAAACGAATTCGTACTCATGAAACACGACCACTTtga
- the LOC123291972 gene encoding G-protein coupled receptor moody isoform X1, translating to MQISPELQVNYNIGYNVPQNFSDGGQFQRFSRTILTMASVATIALMVVGVFGNSLTIIALAKRSKIRTMAAAFIVSLCIADLLFCFTVLPFSASHFLHGTWVHGDLLCSLIPFLRYGNVGVSLLSVAMISINRYVLIAWPHLYPRIYTRCTVAFFIAFCWLFSYGMQLPTLLGIWGEFGYDARLGTCTIKKDEHGRSSKTALFIIAFIVPCLIIIVCYAKIFLVVKKSHARVQRHTSRTTSEGKRSEWSVTKMVLAIFLGFLICYLPITLVKVADENVTYPGFHITGYLMLFLSACINPIIYVTMNKQYRQAYRDALICKSNSPQQNTDLPSRTLMSVVFVPNRPNQQAVMQIKTNNNSVILN from the exons ATGCAAATATCACCTGAATTACAAGTGAATTATAATATTGGCTATAATGTGCCACAAAATTTTAGTGATGGGGGTCAATTTCAAAG GTTTTCAAGAACCATTTTAACAATGGCATCAGTTGCAACAATTGCTCTAATGGTTGTGGGTGTATTTGGTAATTCGTTAACAATCATTGCATTGGCAAAACGGTCGAAAATTCGTACAATGGCTGCAGCTTTTATAGTCAG tttatgTATTGccgatttattattttgtttcaccGTATTACCATTTTCTGCTAGTCATTTTCTACATGGTACATGGGTTCATGGTGATTTGTTATGTTCGCTAATACCATTTTTACGATATGGAAATGTTGGTGTATCGCTATTATCAGTTGCAATGATATCAATCAATCGTTATGTATTAATTGCATGGCCACATTTATATCCAAGAATTTATACACGATGTACAGTTGCATTTTTTATTGCATTCTGTTGGTTATTTAGCTATGGAATGCAATTACCAACACTATTAGGAATTTGGG GTGAATTTGGATACGACGCTCGTTTAGGAACGTGCACAATTAAAAAGGATGAACATGGTCGAAGTTCCAAAACAGCATTATTCATAATAGCGTTTATTGTACCATGTCTCATTATTATTGTAtgttatgcaaaaatatttttagttgtaaaaaa GTCACATGCACGAGTTCAAAGGCATACGAGTAGAACCACATCAGAAGGAAAACGAAGTGAATGGTCAGTTACAAAAATGGTATTAGCAATTTTCTTAGggtttttaatatgttatttacCAATAACCCTTGTAAAAGTGGCTGATGAGAATGTTACATATCcag gatTCCACATCACCGGTTATTTAATGCTATTTCTGTCAGCATGCATAAATCCAATAATTTATGTGACAATGAATAAGCAATATCGACAAGCTTATCGTGATGCATTGATCTGTAAATCAAATTCACCGCAACAGAATACCGATTTACCAAGTAGAACGTTAATGTCCGTTGTATTCGTACCAAATCGTCCAAACCAGCAAGCAGTAAtgcaaattaaaactaataataattcggttatattaaattag
- the LOC123291972 gene encoding G-protein coupled receptor moody isoform X2: protein MFTFNTSQFSRTILTMASVATIALMVVGVFGNSLTIIALAKRSKIRTMAAAFIVSLCIADLLFCFTVLPFSASHFLHGTWVHGDLLCSLIPFLRYGNVGVSLLSVAMISINRYVLIAWPHLYPRIYTRCTVAFFIAFCWLFSYGMQLPTLLGIWGEFGYDARLGTCTIKKDEHGRSSKTALFIIAFIVPCLIIIVCYAKIFLVVKKSHARVQRHTSRTTSEGKRSEWSVTKMVLAIFLGFLICYLPITLVKVADENVTYPGFHITGYLMLFLSACINPIIYVTMNKQYRQAYRDALICKSNSPQQNTDLPSRTLMSVVFVPNRPNQQAVMQIKTNNNSVILN from the exons atgtttactTTCAACACTTCTCA GTTTTCAAGAACCATTTTAACAATGGCATCAGTTGCAACAATTGCTCTAATGGTTGTGGGTGTATTTGGTAATTCGTTAACAATCATTGCATTGGCAAAACGGTCGAAAATTCGTACAATGGCTGCAGCTTTTATAGTCAG tttatgTATTGccgatttattattttgtttcaccGTATTACCATTTTCTGCTAGTCATTTTCTACATGGTACATGGGTTCATGGTGATTTGTTATGTTCGCTAATACCATTTTTACGATATGGAAATGTTGGTGTATCGCTATTATCAGTTGCAATGATATCAATCAATCGTTATGTATTAATTGCATGGCCACATTTATATCCAAGAATTTATACACGATGTACAGTTGCATTTTTTATTGCATTCTGTTGGTTATTTAGCTATGGAATGCAATTACCAACACTATTAGGAATTTGGG GTGAATTTGGATACGACGCTCGTTTAGGAACGTGCACAATTAAAAAGGATGAACATGGTCGAAGTTCCAAAACAGCATTATTCATAATAGCGTTTATTGTACCATGTCTCATTATTATTGTAtgttatgcaaaaatatttttagttgtaaaaaa GTCACATGCACGAGTTCAAAGGCATACGAGTAGAACCACATCAGAAGGAAAACGAAGTGAATGGTCAGTTACAAAAATGGTATTAGCAATTTTCTTAGggtttttaatatgttatttacCAATAACCCTTGTAAAAGTGGCTGATGAGAATGTTACATATCcag gatTCCACATCACCGGTTATTTAATGCTATTTCTGTCAGCATGCATAAATCCAATAATTTATGTGACAATGAATAAGCAATATCGACAAGCTTATCGTGATGCATTGATCTGTAAATCAAATTCACCGCAACAGAATACCGATTTACCAAGTAGAACGTTAATGTCCGTTGTATTCGTACCAAATCGTCCAAACCAGCAAGCAGTAAtgcaaattaaaactaataataattcggttatattaaattag
- the LOC123292549 gene encoding odorant receptor 49b-like has protein sequence MPSLIRIFVDFILQILGDLNYASDITENLIALIDITGMIYMFLCFNGKQIEMHNIVIQLHQFQIYGDRQFVVDTERKAALLTKIFFIYGVLGNVAYAVLPLYQMDSCMERVAILKSANKTTNGIHCGIITRARYPKFEHADVTPWFELKAFEQFFVCLLVSTNVLMITMFLCSILMHIVQEIKNFKLLLRNTLTESNAPNIHAQLMHCIRYHIDIIQFINLVNDAFSKIMIVHLTLTSGVISVLGFEVLMVEASGDKLRFSAHLFGWILLLYLVSFFGQMLINESLSVADCLYDTNWYECPLKVRKDILFMLMRSQKAFKINAASLGSMSLESFLKVMSTAYSYFTLLLKMK, from the exons atgccGTCATTAATACGtatatttgttgattttatactgCAAATTTTAG GTGATTTGAATTATGCATCAGAtataacagaaaatttaataGCATTAATTGATATAACTGGTatgatttatatgtttttatgttttaatggtAAACAAATTGAAATGCATAACATCGTTATACAATTACATCAATTCCAAATTTATGGTGATCGTCAATTTGTAGTGGATACAGAACGTAAAGCCGCTTTacttacgaaaatattttttatatacggCGTTTTAg GCAATGTAGCATACGCTGTCCTACCCTTATACCAAATGGACTCATGTATGGAACGTGTTGCCATATTAAAATCagcaaataaaacaacaaatggtATTCATTGTGGTATAATAACACGTGCACGTTATCCTAAATTTGAGCATGCTGACGTTACACCATGGTTTGAATTGAAAGCATTTGAACAGTTTTTTGTATGTTTACTGGTATCAACGAATGTATTAATGATAACAATGTTTTTATGCTCAATATTAATGCATATTGTACaagaaataaagaattttaaattattattacgaaataCGTTAACTGAATCAAATGCACCAAATATTCATGCCCAATTAATGCATTGTATTCGATATCATATTGATATTATTCA GTTCATAAATTTGGTGAATGATGCATTCAGTAAAATAATGATTGTGCATTTAACATTAACGTCGGGTGTCATTAGCGTATTAGGATTTGAAGTGTTaatg gTTGAAGCTAGTGGAGATAAATTACGATTTTCTGCTCATCTTTTTGGATGgatcttattattatatttagtctCATTTTTTGGTCAAATGCTTATAAATGAG AGTCTAAGTGTCGCTGATTGTTTATACGATACAAATTGGTATGAATGTCCCCTTAAAGTACGTAAGGATATCTTATTCATGTTAATGCGATCacaaaaagcatttaaaattaatgctgCATCACTTGGTTCAATGTCAttggaatcatttttaaaa GTAATGAGTACAGCTTACTCATATTTTACtcttcttttaaaaatgaaataa